A genome region from Acaryochloris thomasi RCC1774 includes the following:
- a CDS encoding glycerate kinase — MNMSTPMVESLHSLVSGQSLSSVQRSQLATQMLSDPDWAVAFGVTPETVEDVIDVRSQLLPNLYPKVQQYWQDCQIQTPCIDLLWQFWLPLAQRLIQTHQQLNRPLIQGILGMQGAGKSTLTAMLCLILQQLGYTSLTLSIDDLYKTYADRQQLQQQDPRLIWRGPPGTHDIDIGIEILDRLRFAQAVDIPRFDKSAHNGQGDRSGFESAQPADIVLFEGWFTGLFPLPDSAFEDPPAPINTPEDLTFAQEMNQALNDYSPLWERLDSLIVLQLADYQLSKRWRINAERVAIATGKTGMDKTEVEQFVDYFWKALHPKLFIPALIQKPQAVDLVIEINAEHLPRKIYSGITT, encoded by the coding sequence ATGAATATGTCTACACCAATGGTCGAGAGCTTGCATTCTTTGGTTTCGGGTCAATCATTAAGTTCGGTTCAGAGATCGCAACTCGCAACCCAGATGTTGTCTGATCCAGACTGGGCTGTAGCCTTTGGCGTGACACCCGAGACCGTGGAGGATGTGATTGACGTGCGATCGCAACTCCTCCCGAACCTCTATCCCAAAGTCCAGCAATATTGGCAAGACTGCCAGATTCAAACGCCCTGCATCGATCTCCTGTGGCAGTTCTGGCTTCCCCTAGCCCAGAGACTCATTCAGACCCATCAACAGCTCAATCGCCCTCTCATCCAAGGCATCTTAGGAATGCAGGGTGCAGGCAAATCAACGCTGACTGCAATGCTGTGCTTGATTTTGCAACAGCTTGGCTACACCAGCCTCACGCTTTCCATTGATGACCTGTACAAAACCTACGCAGACCGTCAGCAACTCCAGCAGCAAGATCCGCGACTTATTTGGCGTGGGCCACCCGGAACCCATGATATTGACATCGGCATCGAGATTTTAGATCGACTCCGCTTCGCTCAAGCCGTGGATATTCCCCGATTTGATAAGTCAGCTCACAATGGACAGGGCGATCGCAGCGGCTTTGAATCCGCTCAACCAGCCGATATCGTTCTATTTGAAGGCTGGTTCACGGGCCTCTTTCCATTGCCAGATAGCGCATTCGAAGATCCTCCTGCTCCCATCAACACACCGGAAGACCTGACCTTCGCACAGGAGATGAATCAAGCACTCAATGACTATTCGCCACTTTGGGAACGGCTCGACTCTTTGATCGTGCTGCAGCTCGCCGACTATCAACTCAGCAAACGCTGGCGGATCAATGCCGAACGAGTTGCGATCGCAACAGGCAAAACCGGCATGGACAAAACAGAGGTAGAGCAATTCGTAGACTACTTCTGGAAAGCTCTCCATCCAAAGTTGTTTATTCCTGCACTGATCCAAAAACCACAGGCCGTCGATCTAGTGATTGAGATCAACGCAGAGCATTTACCTAGAAAGATTTACTCCGGGATCACGACTTGA
- a CDS encoding serine/threonine-protein kinase, which produces MLGTLLAGRYKVIKPLGEGGFGEAYLAEDQHLPDAQCCVVKKLKTEHHQAAALKVARRLFDAEAKMLHKLGHHDQIPRLLAHFEEAEGFYLVEEFIPGHGIDHELEPGQPVKEEDAIALLCDILEVLDFVHQNQVIHRDIKPSNLIRRQTDGKVVLIDFGAVKQMTTQLINHHSHTPQTVLIGSPGYVPSEQFRGNPKLSSDVYAVGMIGIQALTGINPGMGQLPEDDETGELVWRNHAQVSPEFATILEKMVLYDYRQRYGSASTALSAVQALIDARKAAGLPQAEVVLIDDFAETEMGAVEEVPATVVTAQPAAPTDVGPAPTAIPPSPEVMEPVAASSLETPPLPETAAQDSTRYQDNENFKSVPVEPATAATIAATPLPLPKSLRASKGSKKLKAAALGIVVLLLGGGALGLASPHLEPLCQVFNNCSRTLQFQTVYKDAVDDAETAQADSKQAKNLKDLEAAHDRFEDAIASLKSIPEDVKIYPTAKQELPEYEKQFKVVQARLVAEKKAQEAFEQAEATAKTAEAKTAEAEKATTVAPIAEVQTQWKTAQTQLQSIPEDSFVAAQAKEKQQSQEKEIQALQSRIDQLIAAEKERQRQAAVAAAAARKKQQAAAAAAQRAATRSTASSSSTTSRTTTPSRSTSSAPSRSTSAPARKSPPSAPKAAPKKEPLWGAPAAKEPLW; this is translated from the coding sequence ATGCTAGGAACGCTACTCGCAGGACGCTACAAAGTCATTAAGCCCCTGGGGGAGGGTGGTTTTGGCGAGGCTTATTTAGCAGAAGACCAGCACCTGCCCGATGCTCAGTGCTGCGTGGTTAAAAAACTAAAAACCGAGCATCATCAGGCTGCTGCTCTCAAGGTCGCTCGACGGCTATTCGATGCCGAAGCCAAGATGCTGCACAAGCTGGGACACCACGACCAGATTCCGAGGCTGTTGGCTCACTTTGAAGAAGCGGAAGGGTTTTATTTAGTTGAGGAGTTTATCCCTGGACACGGCATCGATCACGAGCTAGAGCCAGGACAGCCCGTGAAGGAAGAAGATGCGATCGCACTTCTCTGCGACATCTTAGAAGTCCTAGACTTTGTTCATCAAAATCAGGTTATTCACCGCGATATCAAGCCCTCCAATCTGATCCGGCGGCAAACAGACGGCAAGGTTGTCTTAATTGACTTCGGAGCCGTCAAACAGATGACGACGCAGCTCATCAACCACCACAGCCATACCCCTCAAACGGTCCTGATTGGCAGTCCTGGCTACGTCCCCAGCGAACAGTTTCGCGGCAACCCCAAGCTGAGCAGCGATGTTTACGCCGTAGGCATGATTGGCATCCAGGCGCTCACCGGCATCAATCCAGGCATGGGGCAGCTCCCTGAAGATGATGAAACGGGAGAACTCGTCTGGCGCAATCATGCCCAGGTTTCACCGGAATTTGCCACCATTCTCGAAAAGATGGTGCTCTACGACTATCGGCAGCGTTACGGATCTGCATCCACAGCTCTGTCAGCAGTACAGGCTCTAATCGATGCTCGCAAAGCAGCAGGCCTTCCTCAAGCAGAGGTTGTCCTGATTGATGACTTTGCCGAAACAGAGATGGGGGCTGTAGAAGAGGTGCCTGCCACAGTGGTGACGGCTCAGCCCGCAGCGCCGACCGACGTTGGACCTGCGCCCACCGCCATTCCTCCTAGCCCAGAGGTTATGGAACCTGTGGCTGCATCGTCGCTGGAGACGCCACCCTTACCCGAAACGGCGGCCCAAGATTCGACAAGGTACCAGGACAATGAGAACTTTAAGAGCGTTCCTGTTGAGCCTGCGACGGCTGCAACGATAGCCGCGACGCCGCTCCCTCTACCCAAAAGTCTCCGCGCCTCAAAGGGCTCTAAAAAACTGAAGGCAGCAGCCTTGGGGATTGTGGTTCTCCTGCTGGGTGGGGGCGCTCTAGGACTAGCCTCTCCCCATCTGGAACCGCTGTGTCAGGTTTTTAATAACTGCTCCCGCACTCTGCAGTTTCAAACGGTGTATAAGGATGCAGTCGATGATGCAGAGACCGCGCAGGCTGATAGCAAACAAGCCAAAAACCTCAAGGATTTAGAGGCCGCGCATGATCGCTTTGAAGATGCGATCGCATCGCTCAAATCCATTCCTGAGGATGTCAAGATCTATCCCACGGCCAAGCAGGAACTGCCCGAATACGAAAAGCAGTTTAAGGTCGTCCAAGCCCGCCTAGTCGCAGAGAAGAAAGCACAAGAGGCATTTGAGCAAGCTGAAGCGACAGCCAAAACGGCTGAGGCAAAGACGGCTGAGGCGGAGAAGGCCACCACGGTAGCCCCCATCGCAGAGGTGCAGACACAGTGGAAGACTGCACAAACCCAGCTCCAAAGCATTCCTGAAGATTCTTTTGTCGCAGCGCAGGCCAAGGAAAAGCAGCAAAGCCAAGAGAAAGAGATTCAAGCACTGCAGAGCAGAATTGATCAGCTCATTGCAGCGGAGAAAGAACGGCAGCGACAGGCGGCGGTGGCAGCAGCGGCGGCCCGCAAAAAGCAGCAGGCGGCAGCAGCAGCGGCACAACGAGCAGCAACACGATCTACAGCTTCGAGCTCTTCGACAACATCACGGACAACAACGCCCAGCCGATCCACTTCTTCTGCACCGAGTCGCTCGACCTCAGCTCCTGCACGCAAGTCGCCCCCATCAGCACCGAAGGCTGCCCCAAAGAAAGAACCTCTTTGGGGCGCTCCAGCAGCGAAAGAGCCACTGTGGTAA
- a CDS encoding ferric reductase-like transmembrane domain-containing protein, translating to MNDFEILEQKFLDFAGADRKLSIDEFQEVFDFKNDFLCKRLFTIFDVDKTGGVNFREFVQGFNWAQEDEIRFAFRLHDINDDGYIDKNELAKFIGASLRETQFYLPTSQLQQLRDILLDKADTNEDGEISLPEFEALLGQSPRLQNVMSVSPAQWLQPSKTEPLSTTTKEEWLRRWHHLQNNWGKVLFVSSYIAVNVFLFFRAYTNPEYASGTSFLRLARGCGLALNFSGALVLVPIMRRWMTWLRKTKLNDYLPIDKHLAFHKLVGHTIFVLAVVHTVAHIGNLVSDNQDLRSFLSEGAGLTGVLLLLILLLMWITAQPFVREKGKFNLFYIAHFAYIPWLGLMIAHGPHFIKWVAVSLGAFLIEQIVRYRQRKRTTHITNAQILPSNVLALEIARPHDFSYKASDYLYVKCPGVASFEWHPFTISSAPEKEDSLCLHIRAVGSWTGTLYSQFRDWMPARKDDSAFPKIPVYLDGPYHSPSSHIYRSQHAVLIAGGIGVTPYASILQSILHQRQMEAKELNLEKVHFYWFNRDQSSFEWFLALLQKLEAEDTFNLFDINLYLTGMPKNINMQLVSLYTAMDLLHNEHKVDLVTGLKNQTHAGRPNWNEIFPQLKLQYPTEKVDVFYCGPRGLSRTLGQLCNAYGFSYRKENF from the coding sequence ATGAACGATTTTGAAATTCTAGAACAAAAGTTTCTGGATTTTGCGGGTGCTGATCGCAAGCTCAGTATTGATGAATTTCAGGAAGTCTTTGATTTCAAGAATGATTTTTTGTGCAAACGTTTATTCACTATCTTTGACGTAGATAAAACGGGGGGCGTAAATTTTCGGGAATTTGTGCAGGGTTTTAATTGGGCACAAGAAGACGAGATTAGATTCGCTTTTCGACTTCATGATATTAACGATGATGGCTACATTGATAAAAACGAACTCGCAAAGTTTATCGGGGCAAGCTTAAGAGAGACCCAATTTTATCTGCCCACAAGTCAGCTTCAACAATTGCGAGATATCTTACTCGATAAAGCTGACACTAATGAGGATGGGGAAATATCTCTGCCAGAGTTTGAGGCATTGTTGGGGCAGTCACCTCGTTTGCAGAATGTAATGTCTGTGAGTCCTGCTCAATGGCTACAGCCTTCTAAAACAGAACCTCTGAGTACAACAACAAAAGAAGAATGGTTACGGCGATGGCATCATCTTCAAAATAATTGGGGAAAGGTGTTATTTGTCTCTTCGTACATAGCCGTTAACGTTTTTCTGTTTTTTCGTGCCTATACTAATCCTGAATATGCTTCGGGAACTTCTTTTCTCCGACTTGCTAGAGGATGTGGGTTAGCTTTGAACTTCAGTGGCGCTTTGGTTCTAGTGCCAATCATGCGACGCTGGATGACTTGGTTGCGTAAAACCAAACTCAATGATTATTTGCCAATAGACAAACATCTTGCATTTCACAAGCTAGTGGGGCACACAATTTTTGTCTTGGCGGTCGTTCATACTGTGGCTCATATTGGCAATCTTGTGTCAGACAATCAAGATTTGCGCTCATTCCTGTCCGAGGGAGCAGGGTTGACGGGAGTGCTGCTACTGCTAATTCTATTGCTGATGTGGATTACAGCCCAACCTTTTGTGCGGGAAAAAGGCAAGTTCAATCTCTTTTATATTGCTCATTTCGCTTATATCCCCTGGCTAGGGCTGATGATCGCTCATGGCCCCCACTTCATAAAATGGGTGGCTGTATCGCTCGGGGCATTTCTGATTGAACAAATCGTCCGTTATCGGCAAAGAAAGCGTACAACTCATATTACCAATGCTCAGATCTTACCCAGCAATGTTTTAGCGTTGGAGATTGCTCGACCACATGATTTTAGTTATAAGGCATCTGACTATCTCTACGTGAAATGTCCTGGTGTTGCCAGCTTTGAGTGGCATCCTTTTACTATTAGTAGTGCGCCTGAAAAGGAAGACTCTTTGTGCCTGCATATACGAGCCGTTGGAAGCTGGACTGGAACGCTGTATAGCCAATTCCGTGATTGGATGCCAGCTCGGAAGGACGATAGTGCTTTTCCTAAGATTCCAGTGTATTTGGATGGCCCTTATCATAGTCCCAGTAGTCATATTTATCGATCGCAACATGCTGTTCTGATTGCAGGAGGAATAGGAGTGACTCCCTATGCTTCTATTCTGCAGAGCATTTTGCATCAACGCCAAATGGAGGCGAAGGAGCTAAACCTAGAGAAAGTTCATTTCTACTGGTTCAATCGTGATCAATCTTCGTTCGAATGGTTTCTGGCTTTGCTCCAAAAACTGGAGGCTGAAGATACTTTTAATCTGTTTGATATCAACCTGTATCTGACCGGTATGCCTAAAAACATAAATATGCAACTGGTCTCTCTGTACACTGCAATGGATTTATTGCATAACGAGCACAAGGTGGATTTGGTGACCGGCCTCAAGAATCAAACCCATGCGGGTCGACCGAATTGGAATGAAATCTTTCCCCAGTTGAAATTGCAATATCCGACTGAAAAAGTCGATGTTTTTTATTGTGGACCTAGAGGTTTATCGAGAACACTAGGGCAGCTGTGCAATGCCTACGGTTTCTCGTACCGGAAAGAAAATTTTTGA
- a CDS encoding GIY-YIG nuclease family protein: MNNEDLKIQARKILDEIAFTTFEQCEPLTRDFTHIPLRPGIYAIRHITEGLLYIGKTQSLRKRFKGGHKAFLWAWLDKYDDATIRIVFRPIPHSKNPTLLLELEAIILRATDPPYNAQIPAER, translated from the coding sequence ATGAATAATGAAGATTTAAAAATCCAGGCCAGGAAAATTTTGGACGAGATCGCCTTCACAACTTTCGAACAATGTGAGCCATTGACGCGCGACTTCACTCATATCCCTCTGCGTCCAGGCATTTATGCAATTCGGCATATCACCGAGGGGCTGCTCTATATCGGTAAAACACAGAGTTTGCGCAAGCGCTTCAAGGGTGGACACAAAGCGTTCTTGTGGGCGTGGCTTGATAAGTATGACGATGCGACGATTCGTATTGTGTTTCGCCCTATTCCGCACTCAAAGAACCCTACGCTACTATTGGAACTGGAGGCCATTATCTTGAGGGCCACAGATCCTCCTTACAATGCTCAAATTCCGGCGGAAAGGTGA
- a CDS encoding CsgG/HfaB family protein, translated as MRHYPLVAGVAVAIAASTLSSPVAIFANPAGTNAAGVEQIRVTPSKRIAVLDLDFANVSKTGTYLGLYGQNGPSKGVSNLLTNELVKDGTYVLIERSKVEAILAEQNLGQSDRLEPSTAAQIGRLLGVDAVLMGSITQFNMEDQGNDVSIGRIFGLGGKQKKQIANVQISTRLVGTATGEILSAAEGSGRADKSGGGGSIFGISASTGGDSSDRLLGEAAKQAVDQVVAQLVTVAPKLAALPEVLPTAEPVIADVTGQEVILNKGGKDGFRPGMVLSVERVIKEVKDPETGKLLRRQTQSIGRLQLTEVDAQSSVGTILNGQGFEVGDRAKAVE; from the coding sequence ATGAGGCATTATCCATTAGTGGCTGGGGTTGCCGTTGCGATCGCAGCGTCCACTCTCTCCAGTCCAGTGGCGATATTCGCAAACCCAGCGGGGACAAATGCTGCGGGGGTCGAACAGATTCGCGTCACGCCCAGCAAACGAATTGCTGTTTTAGACCTGGATTTTGCCAACGTCAGCAAGACTGGAACCTATCTGGGGCTGTACGGGCAAAACGGTCCCTCTAAGGGCGTTAGCAACCTGCTGACCAACGAGCTAGTAAAAGACGGCACCTATGTCCTGATCGAGCGCAGTAAGGTGGAGGCGATTCTTGCTGAACAGAATCTGGGGCAGTCCGACAGATTAGAACCCAGCACTGCCGCGCAGATTGGTCGCCTCTTGGGGGTTGATGCCGTTCTGATGGGATCGATTACGCAATTCAACATGGAAGATCAGGGCAACGATGTCTCGATTGGCCGCATCTTTGGGCTTGGCGGTAAACAGAAAAAGCAGATTGCCAACGTCCAGATTTCAACCCGCTTAGTGGGGACCGCGACCGGTGAAATCCTGTCTGCAGCAGAGGGTTCTGGACGCGCCGACAAGAGCGGTGGCGGCGGCAGCATCTTTGGCATCTCGGCCAGTACGGGCGGGGATAGTTCTGACCGTCTTCTCGGTGAAGCAGCTAAGCAGGCCGTTGATCAGGTGGTGGCTCAGCTCGTGACCGTGGCTCCTAAGCTCGCGGCTCTCCCTGAAGTCTTGCCGACGGCGGAGCCAGTGATTGCTGACGTCACAGGCCAAGAGGTGATCTTGAATAAAGGTGGGAAAGATGGCTTTAGACCAGGCATGGTGCTCTCGGTGGAGCGTGTGATTAAAGAGGTTAAGGATCCAGAGACGGGCAAACTACTGCGGCGTCAAACCCAGTCTATTGGGCGGCTGCAGCTCACCGAAGTTGATGCTCAGTCATCCGTGGGGACGATCTTGAACGGGCAGGGCTTCGAGGTGGGCGATCGCGCTAAAGCTGTGGAGTAG
- a CDS encoding CCA tRNA nucleotidyltransferase, producing the protein MSSTDQQFVALFDQWPFDLAWIPDSAYLVGGYVRDVLRGRSPTYLDLDFVLPSNAVETAQAIAEHYEAGFVLLDAERHIARVVFPSATADFAQQMGDTLTDDLQRRDFTVNAIASNPHTQELVDPTGGLQDIQQGVMRMIAPQNFQDDPLRLMRAYRQAAQLGFELDPTTQNAIRQFAPLLQQISAERVRVELGYLLSHAQGTPWLQQLWQDQLLASWLPHAAGLDQIAAVDSAVKKLEIAWPEMIPLLLQPLNDRAQGSEAAQRTLLSLVKLLGLLAPDVKTAKQTLSNLKYARAEMSLVLSLLQSCNTLSQRSMHQLSRREQYFLFQQVGSAFPALVVWLMAVGHSLEEMHPFIEAYFDPESLVAHPQPLVSGKTLMTALGLKSGPQIGELLTALELAQADGKIETSKEALVLAQIWQSEGRC; encoded by the coding sequence TTGAGTTCTACGGACCAACAGTTTGTCGCGTTGTTTGATCAGTGGCCCTTCGATCTGGCCTGGATTCCTGATTCAGCCTATCTCGTCGGCGGGTATGTTCGAGATGTATTGCGGGGCCGATCTCCCACCTATTTAGATCTAGATTTTGTGCTACCAAGCAACGCAGTGGAGACAGCTCAGGCCATTGCCGAACATTACGAAGCGGGGTTTGTGCTGTTGGATGCTGAACGTCATATTGCCCGCGTGGTTTTCCCCAGCGCCACGGCAGATTTTGCTCAGCAAATGGGTGACACCCTCACCGATGATCTGCAGCGACGGGACTTTACTGTAAATGCGATCGCATCTAACCCCCACACCCAAGAGCTAGTCGATCCCACCGGGGGCCTCCAGGATATCCAGCAAGGGGTCATGCGAATGATCGCGCCCCAAAATTTTCAGGACGATCCGCTGCGCTTAATGCGAGCCTACCGTCAAGCCGCTCAGCTTGGTTTTGAACTAGATCCCACGACTCAAAACGCGATTCGTCAGTTTGCGCCGCTCTTACAGCAGATCTCTGCTGAGCGCGTGCGTGTAGAGCTGGGCTATTTACTCAGTCATGCCCAAGGCACCCCCTGGCTACAGCAGCTTTGGCAGGATCAGCTGCTGGCATCATGGCTCCCCCACGCAGCAGGCTTAGACCAGATTGCAGCGGTTGATTCAGCGGTCAAAAAACTGGAAATAGCTTGGCCTGAGATGATCCCCCTTTTGCTCCAGCCCCTTAACGATCGTGCCCAGGGCAGTGAAGCCGCCCAGCGGACCCTACTGAGTCTCGTAAAGCTGTTAGGTTTATTAGCGCCCGACGTCAAGACAGCCAAACAAACCCTGAGCAATCTCAAGTATGCAAGGGCTGAAATGAGCCTTGTCCTCTCGCTGCTGCAGAGCTGTAATACCCTTTCCCAGAGATCGATGCATCAGCTATCGCGTCGGGAGCAATACTTTTTGTTCCAGCAGGTTGGCAGTGCTTTCCCAGCCTTAGTGGTTTGGTTAATGGCCGTCGGTCATTCTCTTGAAGAAATGCATCCCTTCATCGAAGCCTACTTCGATCCAGAGAGCCTCGTCGCTCATCCGCAACCGCTCGTTTCAGGTAAGACGTTAATGACCGCGCTGGGATTGAAGTCTGGACCTCAGATTGGTGAGCTATTGACCGCGCTAGAGCTAGCCCAGGCCGATGGCAAAATTGAGACGTCTAAGGAAGCGTTAGTTTTAGCCCAGATATGGCAAAGCGAGGGACGTTGCTGA
- a CDS encoding CPBP family glutamic-type intramembrane protease: protein MGRRWFQSFGQFILLVCFALGLALLGQAQEKPPVQISNYAIAQQAPFNQPNHYPLEQTIDPALYQPVGDWVGRLILPSTPQEQDWVWFEVYHSSSEHQELMGQQVRLEWHSTAQPYVQAATRVVDFSAAVAASQRDGNIHPTRLSDRQVGPLQSLAGARPNDDVLVTLDPTVVKGSGDQPTLEIATDPVQVPGRYYTVVKILTPLKAQSRDISPPCLAQESCPQELFEVRHYNPTSQEFDGPQEVIRIPQVMADRNGVYRSTIDQLKDSPAGEEGWYVYGAKDAEGVFVGVAIAPLSLLDLQPDRILTGRPAARRGAWKQAISQKGTAHSVLTTTTAKNAEAALKNWQLGDQALVLHLFGGIGGQKAEAQSVIGTVTGHVAFGTAQVIRDPLTQALRFDIQYQQIYSHNPDGIIAGPMHWSEYTGNLQRGWLGTRPVTDVLVNFPAITEEYDFDGIIISPMQELKQQLQLMAARYRTGDGTGAALVTPAKSCAQDSSQAVYTTIKIINEQIRQSPKIQAWLEANPQHPQTERFQELVALGNRLERELVPLGIVRPDWQQNAEVLAGIQPQRGFTNQDNIVTQILSWRTIIPHVVHDQLTDIFRDSGAQLWFLQTNQVGGWDASIAPLEATELLGQWPVIPRVFSRLIDALTTFPDRWGWLLSGGILLGYALFALWFGWRQGFLKQHSTPVKTKPALAIVVGTFLTPALFEELLFRALIIPHSYEDVWSQTTMLWASISLVLFIIYHPLNALTAYRRGAPTFFQPTFLILAGLLGVACTLTYVLTSSLWPGVLLHWLVVVVWLLRLGGLERLGMQ, encoded by the coding sequence ATGGGTCGGCGTTGGTTTCAAAGCTTCGGACAGTTTATCCTCTTGGTTTGTTTTGCCCTCGGACTTGCCCTGCTGGGTCAGGCACAAGAGAAGCCACCCGTCCAGATTTCAAACTATGCGATCGCACAGCAAGCGCCCTTCAATCAGCCCAACCACTATCCACTAGAGCAAACCATAGATCCCGCGCTTTATCAGCCCGTTGGCGACTGGGTCGGACGCCTGATTTTGCCTTCGACCCCTCAAGAGCAGGACTGGGTATGGTTTGAGGTGTACCATTCTTCCTCCGAGCATCAGGAACTGATGGGGCAGCAGGTGCGGCTAGAGTGGCACAGCACGGCCCAACCCTACGTACAGGCGGCAACACGAGTTGTTGATTTCTCTGCTGCAGTGGCGGCGAGTCAAAGAGATGGGAATATACATCCCACGCGGTTGAGCGATCGTCAAGTGGGGCCACTGCAGTCACTGGCTGGGGCACGTCCAAACGATGACGTGCTGGTGACGCTAGACCCAACTGTGGTTAAGGGATCTGGAGATCAACCCACCCTCGAAATTGCAACAGATCCGGTGCAGGTGCCGGGACGCTATTACACCGTGGTCAAGATTTTGACGCCGCTCAAGGCGCAAAGTCGGGATATTTCCCCACCTTGTCTTGCTCAAGAGTCCTGTCCTCAAGAGCTGTTTGAGGTCCGTCACTATAATCCTACTTCTCAGGAATTTGATGGTCCTCAAGAGGTGATTCGGATTCCTCAGGTGATGGCCGACCGGAATGGGGTTTATCGCTCGACGATTGATCAGTTAAAAGATTCACCCGCAGGAGAGGAAGGCTGGTATGTCTATGGGGCGAAGGATGCTGAAGGGGTGTTTGTAGGGGTTGCGATCGCACCTCTCTCCCTCCTAGATCTGCAGCCTGACCGAATCCTCACCGGCAGGCCCGCTGCCCGTCGCGGTGCTTGGAAGCAAGCCATCTCACAAAAGGGAACGGCTCACTCTGTTTTAACAACAACGACGGCCAAGAATGCCGAAGCAGCCCTCAAAAACTGGCAGTTAGGGGATCAGGCACTCGTTCTTCATTTGTTTGGTGGCATTGGCGGTCAGAAGGCCGAAGCCCAGTCCGTCATTGGAACCGTCACCGGGCATGTCGCTTTTGGGACAGCTCAGGTGATCCGTGACCCGCTCACTCAGGCTCTTCGATTTGATATTCAGTATCAGCAGATCTATTCCCACAATCCCGATGGCATCATTGCTGGCCCCATGCATTGGTCAGAATATACTGGCAACCTACAGCGAGGCTGGTTGGGCACTCGTCCTGTCACAGATGTACTGGTGAATTTCCCTGCCATCACCGAAGAATACGACTTTGACGGCATCATCATTTCGCCGATGCAGGAACTGAAGCAACAGCTTCAATTGATGGCGGCTCGCTATCGCACTGGGGATGGCACTGGTGCGGCCTTGGTTACGCCTGCGAAGTCCTGTGCTCAAGATTCGAGTCAGGCGGTCTACACGACGATTAAGATTATTAATGAGCAAATTCGGCAATCGCCGAAGATTCAAGCGTGGCTGGAGGCTAATCCCCAGCATCCTCAAACGGAGCGCTTTCAGGAGCTGGTTGCATTAGGAAATCGTTTAGAAAGAGAGCTTGTGCCTCTCGGCATTGTTCGTCCTGATTGGCAGCAGAATGCTGAAGTATTAGCAGGCATCCAACCCCAGCGCGGCTTCACGAATCAAGATAATATCGTCACCCAAATTCTGAGCTGGCGCACCATTATTCCCCACGTTGTTCACGATCAGCTCACCGATATCTTTCGAGACTCAGGCGCTCAGCTCTGGTTTTTGCAGACTAACCAAGTCGGCGGTTGGGATGCCAGTATTGCTCCTCTTGAGGCGACTGAACTCTTGGGCCAATGGCCCGTTATTCCGCGTGTATTCTCTCGGTTAATTGATGCTTTAACCACTTTCCCGGATAGATGGGGTTGGCTGCTCTCTGGCGGCATTCTCTTGGGATATGCTTTATTCGCTTTGTGGTTTGGCTGGCGACAGGGTTTTCTAAAGCAACATTCAACGCCCGTTAAGACAAAGCCAGCTCTGGCAATTGTGGTCGGAACTTTCTTAACCCCTGCTTTGTTTGAAGAACTGCTTTTCCGAGCGCTGATCATTCCGCATTCCTACGAGGACGTTTGGTCGCAAACCACTATGCTGTGGGCTTCTATAAGCTTGGTATTGTTTATCATTTATCATCCGCTCAATGCTTTGACAGCCTACCGACGCGGTGCCCCCACTTTTTTTCAACCCACTTTTCTGATCCTAGCCGGATTGTTAGGGGTTGCCTGCACGCTGACGTATGTTCTAACTAGTTCACTTTGGCCCGGTGTTTTGCTGCACTGGCTCGTCGTTGTCGTTTGGCTACTGCGACTCGGTGGTCTGGAACGACTCGGTATGCAGTAG